A stretch of Lycium ferocissimum isolate CSIRO_LF1 unplaced genomic scaffold, AGI_CSIRO_Lferr_CH_V1 ctg6701, whole genome shotgun sequence DNA encodes these proteins:
- the LOC132045456 gene encoding synaptotagmin-5-like has translation MGFFLGFFLGAALGVALIVCFARFQNNRSKARIDLAKAITAFARMTVQDSRKLLPPEAYPSWVVFSQKQKLNWLNQHLEKMWPYVDEAASELIRTSVEPILEQYRPSILAALKFSKLTLGTVAPSFTGVSILDSDPGEIIMELEMQWDGNPNIVLDIKTLVGVGLPIQVKNIGFTGVFRLIFKPLVAELPCFGAVCYSLRHKKNLDFTLKVVGGDISAIPGVSDAIEGTIRDAIEDSITWPVRNIVPILPGDYSDLELKPVGVLQVKLIEAKELTNKDLIGKSDPFVELFIRPLRDRTKTSKVIDNCLNPIWNEHFEFIVEDISTQHLTIKVYDDEGIQDAEFIGCARIDLKDLEPGKVKDVWLKLLKDLEIQRDTKNRGQVHLELLFCPFGMDSVFMKGFKPDYALTTLEKALRPESANFSQAVSEKKGDILFRGVLSVTVISAEDVPVTDLLGKSDPFVVLIMKKSEQKNKTRVLNNTLNPVWNQTFDFVVEDGLHDLLILEVWDHDTFGKDRIGRCIMTLTRVILEGEFKDTFPLDGAKSGRLTFHLKWTPQPIIRD, from the exons atgGGTTTCTTTTTGGGGTTCTTCCTAGGTGCTGCATTGGGTGTTGCTCTCATTGTTTGTTTTGCTCGCTTTCAGAATAACAGATCCAAAGCTCGCATTGATTTG gCAAAAGCCATAACAGCATTTGCCAGGATGAcagttcaagattcaagaaaactTCTGCCACCTGAAGCATACCCTTCTTGGGTAGTCTTTTCACAGAAGCAAA AGTTGAATTGGCTTaaccaacacttagaaaaaatgtGGCCTTATGTTGATGAG GCAGCATCAGAGTTGATAAGAACCTCTGTGGAGCCAATTCTTGAGCAATATAGACCATCTATCTTAGCTGCTCTGAAGTTTTCAAAGCTTACATTGGGTACTGTGGCTCCATCATTCACAG GAGTTTCCATTCTTGATAGTGATCCTGGGGAAATTATTATGGAGTTGGAAATGCAGTGGGATGGCAATCCCAATATTGTGCTCGATATCAAGACTTTAGTTGGTGTAGGACTACCTATACAG GTCAAGAATATTGGATTCACTGGCGTTTTCCGGTTGATATTCAAACCACTGGTTGCGGAGCTTCCTTGTTTCGGAGCTGTTTGTTACTCCTTGCGTCACAAG AAAAATCTGGATTTCACTCTCAAAGTTGTGGGTGGTGATATCTCAGCTATTCCTGGAGTATCTGATGCCATCGAG GGTACAATACGGGATGCAATTGAAGATTCTATCACTTGGCCTGTCCGCAACATTGTTCCCATATTACCAGGAGATTATAG TGACCTGGAGCTAAAGCCGGTTGGTGTATTACAAGTCAAGCTCATTGAAGCCAAAGAATTGACTAATAAAGACCTCATTGGGAAATCTGATCCTTTTGTTGAGTTGTTTATACGTCCACTACGTGACAGGACAAAGACCAGCAAAGTTATT GATAACTGCTTAAATCCAATCTGGAATGAGCACTTTGAGTTCATAGTTGAAGACATATCGACACAACATTTAACAATTAAAGTTTATGATGATGAAGGGATTCAGGATGCTGAATTCATTGGTTGCGCTCGAATAGATTTGAAAGACCTTGAGCCTGGTAAAGTGAAGGATGTGTGGTTGAAACTGCTGAAGGATTTGGAGATCCAGAGGGACACCAAAAACAGAGGACAG GTACACTTGGAGCTTCTCTTTTGTCCTTTTGGCATGGATAGTGTGTTTATGAAGGGATTTAAACCTGACTATGCACTGACTACCTTGGAAAAGGCCCTTAGACCAGAGTCTGCTAATTTTTCACAAGCAGTGTCTGAGAAGAAAGGGGACATCCTCTTTAGAGGAGTTCTTTCCGTGACAGTAATATCAGCAGAAGATGTACCTGTTACTGATCTTCTGGGGAAATCTGATCCTTTTGTTGTACTGATTATGAAGAAATctgaacaaaaaaataaaacccgA GTTCTAAACAACACCCTTAATCCAGTGTGGAACCAGACATTTGACTTTGTAGTTGAAGATGGATTACATGATTTGCTCATATTGGAAGTTTGGGACCATGACACATTTGGGAAG GATAGAATTGGTAGATGCATCATGACCCTCACAAGAGTTATTCTTGAAGGGGAATTTAAAGATACCTTTCCCCTGGATGGTGCCAAGTCGGGGAGATTAACCTTTCATCTTAAATGGACACCACAACCAATAATCCGAGATTGA